The Enterobacter mori genomic interval GGAATTCAGGTCGCTACAGCGACGCTGCGCTTCAAACAACCCCGGTGTGTCATTAATTTCTGACATTTTCATCCGCTTAATTGTCGCGTGCAAAAAGTCGATATATTCATGGTTCACCCGCCAGTACCAAACCGGTGTCACCGAGTTCATCAATACTGAGAAATGATCTTCTCCTTCCTCTTTTGTCATCAACTCAGGTTGCGGCGGTTCACTGCCGTCTTTCGACACTTTCGTTTTATTGAACTCTTGCATCAATAAAAGCACACCAGCGGTCAGTAATAGTAATGTGATGACCGTAAAGAAAATGCTGTTCATGGGTAGGCTCCATTTTTTTTGATTTTAAAATTGCCTCATGTTATTGTCAACGAATCTCACGCCTTTACCAACCCCACCCTGTTGAAATTAAAGGAAATTAAAAAATGCTGCCCGACAGTCTCGTCCCGGCTAAGTACCACATTACGCCTGTGGAACAGCAACCGACGAAAGAAGAAAAAGAGGCTAATTTTACTCAGGGAAAAAGAAAGCTCTCCGATTTCGAGTCTGACATATTAATTGGTGTTTCCCGAACGGGCAAATCCCGTAATATGGTGTTGGAGGAGCACGACCGCCATATTAAAGATCGTTTATTTCGCGCTGTGAAAATTGAAGCCTTAGCGCACCTGCTCAATGACCTGCAAGCCGAAGGTGAAATAGATGCCCAGAAGCTCAGTCAAATAATGGCCGAAAAGACCAAAGAAATAAACGAAATGGGTAATGAAATTTGGCTTAATTTAATTACTCGTGAAAAAAACACCCCAATTTTTTATGACTTCGGGGAAGATTAACGTGAAACCAGCTAATGATAATAATGTCTATTTGACTTTAGATGATAAAAAAAGCGATGAATTTATCTTAAAGCAAAATCTCGAGGCATTAAAAAAGAGTAAAAATGAAGAGATGACGCGTATTACCCAGGATCTGGTATCGATCCCGGCCACGCTCGTGCGCCTGAAATGGCAGAACCGCCGCGAAATATACCCGCTACAGGTGAAAGAAGAGATCTACGGTGCCGTGATGAATGCCATCATCGAGCAGCGCCCGGAGCTGAAAGAGAAGCTCCTGGGACGTCTGGAGGCCAATTATCAGTATCTGCTGGCGAGAGAGACCGCGACGCTGCGCCTGACCCGTAAACTGTCTGAGGGGGATTATCACACCTCAAACGTCACCCACGTCGCGCTCAATGAAGACGCGCTGGTGCCTGGCACCCGCTCCCCCGCCGAACCGCAAAGCTAGTTAAATTTGAATACGGCAATCGCCTCTTTTAACTGACCCGTCTGCTGCCGCTGCGCATCGGCAACCTGCAATGTTTGCGCAACGTGACGCACATTTTCCTGCACGCTGGCATCGATGCTGGCAATGCTGTCGTTCATCTGCGCAATGCTTGCCCGCTGCTGCTCGCTCATCTGCGACAGTTCTTCCAGCAGAGAGCGAAGCCCTTCGATACTCTCAATGATCGACTTCATTGTCATACCCGCGTGCTCAACCTGTTCGACGCCCTGCAGCGTGGTCGCCTGCGATGCGGTCAGAAGCTGACGGATATCTTTTGCCGCCCCCTCGCTGCGCTGGGCCAATACACGCACTTCTGAGGCAACCACAGCGAAGCCTTTGCCATGTTCGCCTGCTCTTGCCGCCTCCACCGAGGCGTTGAGCGACAGAATATTTGTCTGGAACGCAATCCCGTCGATCAGCTCCAGAATGGCGTAAATACGCTGCGACTCCTCGCGAATATGCTCCATCGCCGCAATCGCCTGCCGTACGTTATGCCCACCCTGCTCCGCCACGTTACTGGCGCTTAAAGCCACTTTCCTGACCTGGCTGGCTTTTTCACTGGTCAGGGTAGCGACAGCACTTAACTGTTCCATCGCACTGGCCGCCGTTGCAAGCGAACTGGCCTGATGATCGGTGCGTTCTGACAGCGCGCTATTACGTTGTCCTAACGCGCGGGACGCCTCCAGCAGTTGTCCAATATTGGCGCTGACCTGCTCAAGCGTGGCGCGCATAGTGCCAAGCGTCAGGCTAAACGTGCGGGCAAAAGGAGACTCTGCAGGCACCGCATCAACGGCAAGCGTGAGATACCCTGGCTCGCGGTTGATCACGCCCGCGAGCCCTGCCA includes:
- a CDS encoding ESA_00282 family adhesion-associated protein; the encoded protein is MNSIFFTVITLLLLTAGVLLLMQEFNKTKVSKDGSEPPQPELMTKEEGEDHFSVLMNSVTPVWYWRVNHEYIDFLHATIKRMKMSEINDTPGLFEAQRRCSDLNSAVYKYYDNIKKRCLNGEKVSYSDLDVLNLRQCFHEFSLEAYPELVALVWPEYARPEVNPEAV
- a CDS encoding cytoplasmic protein → MTSGKINVKPANDNNVYLTLDDKKSDEFILKQNLEALKKSKNEEMTRITQDLVSIPATLVRLKWQNRREIYPLQVKEEIYGAVMNAIIEQRPELKEKLLGRLEANYQYLLARETATLRLTRKLSEGDYHTSNVTHVALNEDALVPGTRSPAEPQS
- a CDS encoding methyl-accepting chemotaxis protein — protein: MATMTWLYPHAPQNDQFALSAIRRRADRLILVLVWSLWGISLGVGYLNENVVQGAIVGTSLACLSTLLTLLFPGTLLLRLSSAFALMAFSALLIHLGEGETEYHFSVFVLLSALLAWRDWRPLVMGAAVIALHHLVFNYLQENGLYGVVVFMHTGFHMVVFHGLFVVVQTAILVLLAIRMEQDARSASEVAGLAGVINREPGYLTLAVDAVPAESPFARTFSLTLGTMRATLEQVSANIGQLLEASRALGQRNSALSERTDHQASSLATAASAMEQLSAVATLTSEKASQVRKVALSASNVAEQGGHNVRQAIAAMEHIREESQRIYAILELIDGIAFQTNILSLNASVEAARAGEHGKGFAVVASEVRVLAQRSEGAAKDIRQLLTASQATTLQGVEQVEHAGMTMKSIIESIEGLRSLLEELSQMSEQQRASIAQMNDSIASIDASVQENVRHVAQTLQVADAQRQQTGQLKEAIAVFKFN